A single region of the Desulfovibrio sp. UIB00 genome encodes:
- a CDS encoding substrate-binding domain-containing protein has protein sequence MFRFPRFLLLACAAGYMACAAPVLAADTLMMATTTSTQDSGLLEYLEPVFKQETGIELKWVAVGTGKALEIAKNCDADVLLVHAPSAELEFVKAGHGVDRRQVMYNDFVIVGPVADPAGVKGQTTAEALKRILDTKSGFVSRGDQSGTHKAEQKLWQQSNIVPDKDPKYFSAGQGMISTLNMAAEKQAYALTDRGTWITFADKMGDKNPLAIVVEGDKALFNQYSVITVNPAQCPKVKTDLAKKFEDWWVAPTTQQKIAGYMLKGKQLFFPNANK, from the coding sequence ATGTTCCGTTTTCCCCGTTTTCTGCTTCTGGCTTGCGCTGCTGGCTACATGGCCTGCGCCGCGCCAGTTCTGGCCGCTGATACTCTCATGATGGCAACCACCACCAGTACGCAGGATTCCGGCCTGCTCGAATATCTGGAGCCTGTCTTCAAGCAGGAAACCGGCATTGAGCTGAAATGGGTTGCCGTGGGCACAGGCAAGGCCCTTGAAATCGCCAAAAATTGTGATGCCGACGTGTTGCTGGTGCATGCGCCTTCGGCTGAGCTTGAATTTGTCAAGGCCGGGCATGGCGTGGACCGCCGTCAGGTCATGTACAATGACTTTGTGATCGTTGGCCCCGTGGCTGACCCCGCTGGCGTGAAAGGGCAGACCACTGCCGAGGCGCTCAAGCGTATTCTGGATACCAAGTCGGGCTTTGTGAGCCGTGGCGATCAGTCCGGCACGCACAAGGCGGAGCAGAAGCTGTGGCAGCAGAGCAACATTGTGCCCGACAAGGATCCCAAATATTTTTCTGCCGGGCAGGGCATGATCTCTACCTTGAACATGGCTGCCGAAAAGCAGGCATACGCCCTCACCGACCGTGGAACCTGGATCACCTTTGCCGACAAGATGGGCGACAAAAACCCGCTGGCTATTGTGGTTGAGGGCGACAAGGCCCTTTTCAACCAGTACAGCGTCATCACGGTCAATCCGGCCCAGTGCCCCAAGGTCAAGACCGACCTTGCCAAGAAGTTTGAAGACTGGTGGGTTGCCCCGACCACACAGCAGAAGATCGCCGGGTACATGCTCAAGGGGAAACAGCTTTTCTTCCCCAATGCCAACAAGTAG
- a CDS encoding TOBE domain-containing protein, whose amino-acid sequence MRNHLTRQQLEGLTLCWEQWEAEAATRTQKTMRARLHLIFLLMRYGGLRLGEVLGLELRSSIDTVTGMLRVSGSNAREILLPVSAMRNIRRILGLPQAAEPDFLQFDQSFLRKKFYAVGSLMDLPSACVGPRAIRYSRGLELLELHVPMPLVLKFLGQQDADQLLAFLNFSDGEARKLLTSQVQANGTSASACHGGEADDGTNLFWGIVTRIFTGMRKVYVEITTFSDFRLAVACTPEEAALHEVHENQVLSVRVDPERIVLSLENSSMSLANCVKGVVESLHSDMVETFVCVGLSDGTTLRATVDTCTLDTMHLRDGKKVYAHFASSAVRLVAE is encoded by the coding sequence ATGCGCAATCACTTGACCCGCCAACAACTCGAAGGCCTGACCCTGTGCTGGGAGCAGTGGGAGGCCGAGGCCGCAACACGCACGCAAAAAACCATGCGGGCGCGTCTGCATCTGATTTTTTTACTGATGCGCTACGGCGGCTTGCGGCTGGGCGAGGTACTGGGGCTGGAGCTTCGTTCATCCATAGACACCGTCACGGGCATGCTGCGTGTTTCTGGCTCCAATGCGCGCGAAATATTGCTGCCCGTAAGCGCCATGCGCAATATCCGGCGCATTCTTGGTCTGCCGCAGGCGGCGGAGCCTGATTTTTTACAGTTTGACCAGAGCTTTCTGCGCAAGAAATTTTATGCCGTGGGCAGCTTGATGGATCTGCCGTCTGCCTGCGTTGGGCCACGTGCCATACGTTATTCACGCGGGCTTGAGTTGCTGGAACTGCATGTGCCCATGCCGTTGGTGCTCAAATTCCTCGGGCAACAGGATGCTGACCAACTGCTGGCATTCCTGAACTTTTCTGACGGCGAAGCGCGTAAGCTGCTCACCTCGCAGGTCCAGGCAAATGGCACCTCTGCAAGTGCCTGCCACGGCGGCGAGGCCGATGATGGAACCAATCTTTTTTGGGGCATTGTTACCCGCATATTTACCGGCATGCGCAAGGTATATGTGGAGATAACCACTTTTTCTGATTTCAGGCTCGCAGTGGCCTGCACGCCGGAAGAAGCCGCCCTGCATGAAGTGCACGAAAATCAGGTGCTGAGCGTGAGGGTAGACCCGGAACGCATAGTCCTGAGCCTTGAAAACTCGTCCATGAGTCTTGCCAACTGCGTCAAGGGCGTGGTGGAAAGTCTGCACTCTGACATGGTGGAAACCTTTGTTTGCGTCGGTCTGTCAGACGGCACAACCCTTCGGGCAACTGTCGACACATGCACGCTGGACACCATGCATCTGCGTGACGGCAAAAAGGTGTACGCCCATTTTGCCTCCAGCGCTGTTCGGCTGGTGGCTGAGTAG
- a CDS encoding choloylglycine hydrolase family protein has translation MAPRILLGLALVAAVTVGAVMQSQACTSLRVKSTEGHVFYARTMEFSTSDQPQVAVMPKGTVMRGTLPDGRQEGATWTSKYGFVGMRDYGPPLVSDGMNEKGLIVGMLFFSGYAGYQPYDPAFSTKTIANFEVANWLLSNFATADEVREGLKNIRVCEAPSIVPISLPMHYVVHDAGGNCIVIEYMEGRLNVYDNPLGVMTNSPPFDWMVINLSNYVNLSANGVPKLDLKGFSIYPTGQGSGMLGLPGDYTPPSRFVRFVALTQTALPVSGPDAGVNLAMTLIDNADIPKGAVRQKTPEGDKYDMTIWSVVGDTERLRYYFRTYYNKNWSMVDVLKALSNASGPKVIPIMTQPDYKDVTDSAKPAP, from the coding sequence ATGGCGCCAAGAATCTTATTGGGGTTAGCTCTGGTGGCGGCGGTTACAGTTGGTGCGGTTATGCAGTCGCAGGCCTGCACCAGCCTCAGGGTGAAATCCACGGAAGGGCACGTTTTTTATGCCCGAACAATGGAGTTCTCCACATCTGACCAGCCTCAGGTTGCCGTGATGCCCAAGGGCACTGTCATGAGGGGCACATTGCCCGATGGCAGGCAGGAGGGCGCCACGTGGACGTCAAAATATGGCTTTGTCGGCATGCGTGATTACGGCCCGCCCCTGGTCAGCGATGGCATGAATGAAAAAGGCCTGATAGTCGGCATGCTGTTCTTTTCCGGGTATGCCGGGTATCAGCCTTATGATCCCGCCTTTTCAACCAAGACCATTGCCAATTTTGAAGTGGCCAACTGGCTGCTTTCCAATTTTGCCACGGCAGATGAAGTGCGTGAAGGCCTCAAAAACATACGAGTTTGCGAAGCTCCCTCGATCGTGCCGATCAGTCTGCCCATGCATTACGTGGTGCACGACGCCGGGGGGAATTGCATTGTTATTGAATACATGGAAGGCCGCCTTAATGTTTATGACAACCCTCTGGGAGTCATGACCAATTCGCCGCCCTTTGACTGGATGGTCATCAACCTTTCCAACTACGTGAATCTCTCCGCCAACGGCGTTCCCAAACTTGATCTGAAAGGTTTCTCCATCTACCCCACGGGGCAGGGCTCCGGCATGCTGGGCTTGCCCGGTGATTACACTCCTCCCAGCCGATTTGTGCGCTTTGTGGCTCTGACGCAGACCGCCCTGCCTGTCAGCGGCCCCGATGCCGGCGTGAATCTGGCCATGACGCTTATTGATAACGCCGATATTCCCAAGGGGGCCGTGCGCCAGAAAACTCCCGAAGGTGACAAGTATGACATGACCATCTGGTCTGTGGTGGGCGACACCGAACGCCTGCGCTACTACTTCCGCACCTACTACAATAAAAACTGGTCGATGGTCGATGTGCTCAAGGCCCTGTCAAATGCCTCAGGGCCTAAAGTCATTCCCATAATGACCCAGCCCGATTACAAGGACGTGACAGATTCGGCCAAGCCAGCCCCGTAG
- a CDS encoding tetratricopeptide repeat protein, with amino-acid sequence MNIAENICRCGQALLLGLALVCGPDATLAADAAEGFAGSQSCKGCHEKFYSLWSTSRHGLAMQPYTDATVGAQLAPQDQGIESGGRVYRAYCGPGLGFVRETGPDGEHDYAIAQVLGGKNVYYFLTTLERGRLQTLPLAFDVRSRQWFAVADSATRHSPHFRAGGHEGLNWRDRAYTFNTSCHACHVSQLTTNYDAASDSYRTTWREPGINCETCHGPSQAHNDVCLAAQPGKPPADLKIIRIKKDLDRQQRDDSCASCHAKMSPITDSFRPGERFFDHFDLILLENEDYYPDGRDLGENFTFTSWLSAPCVRAGKLECIFCHTSSGRFRQAKDPDQACLPCHKDKEAGLDKHTRHKPESPGSRCISCHMPKTDFARMSRSDHSMRPPTPAATASFGSPNACLGCHPDKDAAWADALVRQWRPRDYQAPVLARARHILDARQRNFSQLPAMLASLTEPGRDAVYAASMLRLLRACLDSAKWPMVRAALNDESELVRASAAASLAENREAVTVNALAKACVDPSRLVRVRAAEALAGVQSQNIPESSRQAVAKAREELEQSFSARADDWAGSYNRGNYLLRSGEPAAALSAYEAALRLRPDASAAHVNSAMALARLGSMAGAEASLRKAYDIDPDNAAIAYNLGLILAERGFRAEAEQMLLKALRLAPTMSDAAYNLGLLAARTDRAKALGYLCQAAGMQGGNQRYAQAIRQISGDTDIENACAKSFAQQAQ; translated from the coding sequence TTGAACATAGCGGAGAATATATGCAGATGCGGGCAGGCCCTGTTGCTGGGGCTTGCCCTTGTCTGCGGGCCGGACGCGACTCTTGCCGCCGATGCCGCCGAGGGATTTGCCGGTTCGCAAAGCTGCAAGGGCTGCCACGAAAAATTTTATTCCCTCTGGTCCACATCCCGTCACGGGCTGGCCATGCAGCCGTATACAGATGCCACGGTTGGGGCGCAGCTGGCCCCGCAGGATCAGGGCATTGAATCCGGCGGGCGGGTGTACCGCGCCTATTGCGGGCCGGGGCTGGGTTTTGTGCGCGAGACGGGCCCGGACGGCGAACACGACTACGCCATTGCGCAGGTGCTCGGCGGCAAAAACGTTTATTATTTTCTTACAACCCTTGAGCGCGGGCGCTTGCAGACCCTGCCTCTGGCTTTTGACGTGCGCAGTCGCCAGTGGTTTGCAGTTGCAGACAGTGCAACGCGGCACAGCCCCCACTTTCGGGCTGGCGGGCACGAGGGCCTCAACTGGCGCGACCGCGCCTACACCTTCAATACCTCCTGCCACGCCTGCCATGTCAGCCAGCTGACCACCAATTATGATGCGGCAAGCGACAGCTACCGCACCACATGGCGTGAGCCGGGCATCAACTGCGAAACATGTCACGGGCCGTCGCAGGCTCACAATGACGTTTGCCTTGCCGCGCAACCGGGAAAGCCGCCTGCGGATCTGAAAATCATCCGTATAAAAAAAGATCTGGATCGCCAGCAGCGCGACGATTCCTGTGCCTCGTGTCATGCGAAGATGTCGCCCATCACGGATTCATTCCGCCCTGGCGAACGCTTTTTTGACCACTTTGATCTGATCCTGCTGGAAAATGAGGATTACTATCCAGACGGGCGCGACCTGGGGGAAAACTTCACCTTCACATCATGGCTTTCTGCCCCCTGCGTGCGCGCGGGTAAACTGGAATGCATATTTTGCCATACCTCCAGCGGGCGTTTCCGTCAGGCCAAGGATCCAGATCAGGCATGCCTGCCTTGCCATAAGGACAAGGAGGCCGGGCTGGACAAACACACCCGGCACAAGCCGGAAAGCCCCGGCTCCCGCTGCATTTCATGTCATATGCCCAAGACGGACTTTGCCCGCATGAGCCGGAGCGACCACTCCATGCGCCCGCCCACGCCTGCCGCAACTGCCAGTTTTGGCTCGCCAAACGCCTGCCTTGGTTGCCATCCGGACAAGGACGCCGCATGGGCAGATGCCCTTGTGCGCCAATGGCGGCCCAGGGATTATCAGGCCCCTGTGCTGGCCCGCGCCCGGCATATTCTGGATGCGCGGCAGCGTAATTTCAGCCAATTGCCAGCCATGCTTGCCTCCCTGACGGAGCCGGGGCGGGATGCTGTCTACGCAGCATCCATGTTGCGCCTGCTGCGCGCCTGCCTGGACAGCGCCAAGTGGCCGATGGTTCGCGCTGCCCTGAACGATGAATCCGAACTGGTCCGCGCCAGTGCCGCTGCCTCGCTGGCCGAAAATCGCGAAGCAGTCACCGTGAACGCCCTTGCCAAGGCTTGCGTTGATCCCTCCCGGCTTGTGCGGGTTCGGGCCGCCGAGGCATTGGCTGGCGTGCAGAGCCAGAATATCCCTGAATCCTCGCGACAAGCTGTTGCCAAGGCCAGAGAGGAACTGGAGCAATCCTTTTCTGCCAGAGCCGATGACTGGGCGGGCAGTTATAATCGCGGCAACTACCTGTTGCGCTCGGGCGAACCCGCAGCGGCCCTTTCGGCTTATGAGGCCGCTTTGCGTCTGCGCCCGGACGCCAGCGCCGCCCATGTTAATTCCGCCATGGCTCTGGCCCGTCTGGGCAGCATGGCCGGGGCGGAAGCTTCCTTGCGCAAAGCATACGATATTGATCCCGACAATGCAGCCATTGCCTATAATCTTGGCCTGATACTGGCAGAGAGAGGCTTCCGGGCGGAGGCAGAGCAAATGCTGCTCAAGGCTTTACGCCTTGCCCCGACCATGTCTGACGCCGCCTATAATCTTGGTCTTCTTGCTGCCAGAACTGACCGCGCCAAGGCTCTGGGGTATCTGTGTCAGGCCGCTGGCATGCAAGGCGGCAATCAGCGTTACGCCCAGGCCATCCGCCAGATCAGCGGCGATACAGATATCGAGAACGCGTGCGCAAAAAGTTTTGCTCAGCAGGCGCAGTGA
- a CDS encoding sulfatase-like hydrolase/transferase, with product MDKFLRFICLCSALTLMQLGAMALVSGTSLAQNDRGTSSGPVQAKGYPHPDQYLTVPGVKIADNLEPVIPHPDQDKAVREKLAALEKKFGKKPNILVFVLDDVGWMDVGFNGGGIAVGNDTPSLDKFASEGLIMTSAYSQPSCTPTRATIMTGQLPVHHGLQYPPMYGQAGGLDGAITIAKLLSDQGYVTQGIGKWHMGENEGSLPNNVGFDDFRGFLSVSDEYTEWRDINANPEIALNPPRFAAFENAPFSHSEVQCKKGEKGCKDLRVIDLDSIKHLDDDLTTYGENFIKAQAKNPKPFFLYFGTRGCHFDNYPSDKYLGRSRACTPYSDCMVEMDDVFARLMKALEDSGQIDNTLVIFTSDNGPEGEVSPYGRSPFRGYKGTTWEGGTRVPTFAYFKGVISPRKTEGLFDLADILPTALSLAGKPGAELAKLLPPDRYVDGIDQLSFLLADKGNSNRRSILYWLGTTFAAVRIDEFKLHKAVQITDMITRKGYNGGFTGGIVEKTGGLVMFNLYTNPQEDDSVGIRHIPVGNVINSEFGRYRGVLQKYPPNFRLPGY from the coding sequence ATGGATAAATTCTTGCGTTTTATCTGTTTGTGTTCTGCCCTGACCCTCATGCAGCTGGGGGCAATGGCGCTTGTTTCAGGAACCTCCCTTGCGCAAAACGACAGGGGGACGTCATCAGGCCCCGTTCAAGCCAAGGGGTATCCCCACCCCGACCAGTATCTGACTGTCCCCGGCGTTAAAATCGCCGACAATCTGGAGCCTGTCATTCCCCATCCAGATCAGGACAAGGCCGTTCGGGAAAAACTGGCTGCTCTGGAAAAAAAGTTCGGTAAAAAACCCAACATCCTGGTTTTTGTGCTTGATGACGTTGGCTGGATGGATGTGGGCTTTAACGGCGGCGGCATAGCCGTGGGCAACGATACTCCCTCGCTGGACAAATTCGCTTCCGAAGGGCTTATCATGACCTCCGCGTATTCGCAGCCAAGCTGCACGCCAACCCGCGCCACCATCATGACCGGGCAGCTTCCGGTGCATCACGGCTTGCAGTACCCGCCCATGTACGGGCAGGCGGGCGGTCTGGACGGGGCCATCACCATTGCAAAACTGCTTTCCGATCAGGGCTATGTGACCCAGGGCATAGGGAAGTGGCACATGGGTGAAAACGAAGGCTCCCTGCCCAACAATGTCGGCTTTGACGATTTTCGTGGATTCCTTTCGGTTTCTGACGAATACACGGAGTGGCGCGACATCAATGCCAACCCAGAGATTGCCCTTAATCCCCCCCGTTTTGCCGCTTTTGAAAACGCCCCCTTCAGCCACAGCGAAGTGCAGTGCAAAAAAGGCGAAAAAGGCTGCAAGGATCTGCGGGTTATTGACCTCGACAGCATCAAGCATCTGGATGACGACCTGACGACCTACGGTGAAAATTTCATCAAGGCTCAGGCAAAAAATCCCAAGCCTTTCTTTCTGTATTTTGGCACGCGCGGATGTCATTTTGATAACTATCCCAGCGACAAGTATCTGGGCAGATCCCGCGCCTGCACGCCGTATTCCGACTGCATGGTTGAGATGGACGATGTCTTCGCCCGCCTGATGAAGGCCCTTGAGGATTCCGGCCAGATTGACAACACGCTGGTTATTTTTACCTCGGATAACGGGCCGGAAGGTGAAGTCTCGCCCTATGGCCGTTCGCCTTTCCGTGGATACAAGGGCACTACCTGGGAAGGCGGCACCCGCGTTCCCACGTTTGCCTATTTCAAGGGCGTGATCTCCCCCCGCAAGACAGAAGGTCTCTTTGACCTTGCGGACATTTTGCCTACAGCGCTTTCCCTCGCTGGCAAGCCCGGAGCAGAGCTTGCCAAGCTGCTGCCCCCAGACCGTTATGTGGACGGCATCGACCAGCTTTCCTTCCTGCTGGCGGACAAGGGCAATTCCAACAGGCGAAGCATCCTGTACTGGCTGGGCACCACCTTTGCGGCTGTGCGCATTGACGAGTTCAAGTTGCACAAGGCTGTGCAGATCACCGACATGATCACCCGCAAGGGTTACAATGGCGGCTTTACCGGCGGCATCGTTGAAAAAACCGGCGGCCTTGTGATGTTCAACCTGTACACAAATCCGCAGGAAGACGATTCCGTGGGTATTCGCCACATACCGGTGGGGAATGTCATCAATTCGGAATTTGGCCGCTACCGTGGCGTGTTGCAAAAGTATCCGCCCAATTTCCGCCTGCCAGGGTACTAG
- a CDS encoding EAL domain-containing protein: MPTAEQSTREKKGALCNCNRRMLAITAASLLFLLTIIWSATLWDIARSEREVQSTVEITTRTLARALSEHMMSTIKRLELAIKELDATWAPDQKDIRAEAEGLKKIIGDLALQISIVEPDGLVSYSTLPHTTGISIADREHFSVHLTPPWREIYVGKPVLGRVSGKWTIQFSSPIVRQDKLVGVIVVSVEPDYFASFFRSLGLDAQDSIDVIRSDGALLVRSTGAGLIYGHIISGTAYLKANSPISGNFRRPSQIDGIERIFGYYKIGQYGLTFVVGSAVGNAFAPFEQIRTATLCAAALVSALLVALAFLAYDSLRRRDEAEKQLELTGQVFDFTGEAICITDSETNILAVNESFCRLTGFSQPEIIGKTPRVLASGRHGPEFYKHMWDQLFSNGWWEGEIWNKKKDGTFYLEWLNIKAVRNLRGAITNYIGVFADIKKIAVTQRRIEFLATHDELTQLPNRAVFCDRLQKALDCYPPTSCQFAVAFIDIDDFKIVNDSIGHAAGDSLLKEMALRLTTAAGADAVVSRFGGDEFTLLLENVDDAKAAATAQRIIESLRQPISVCGFEIYAGVSIGIAVYPQHGSDISSLLQNADIAMYHAKGQGKNTFSFFNDELQIKAAIQLQIESGLPRAITENELVLHYQPQVELDSGRIIGLEALVRWQHPNDGLLFPGKFIPQAEKTRLIDKLGEWVADNAAAQIEQWRAAGLNPPKVSINISPSQFLRGAALPMIERILNKYSIPPYLLAIELTESALMTDPKEARRALGKFRDMGLEISIDDFGTGFSSLSSLRHYPINRLKIDQSFVRDLDEAPDACAITQTVIDLAKYLGIASIAEGIENEGQFTKIKMMGCNIGQGFFFAKALSVEELEKRGFVSTGPAIITRDQ, encoded by the coding sequence ATGCCCACAGCAGAGCAAAGCACCAGAGAAAAGAAAGGCGCGTTATGCAACTGCAACAGGCGCATGCTTGCCATCACGGCGGCGTCCCTTCTTTTTCTGCTGACGATCATCTGGTCGGCAACCCTGTGGGACATTGCACGCTCAGAAAGAGAAGTTCAGTCAACTGTTGAAATTACCACGCGCACTCTGGCCCGCGCCCTGAGCGAGCACATGATGTCCACAATCAAGCGCCTTGAGCTTGCCATCAAGGAGCTGGATGCCACATGGGCTCCCGACCAAAAGGATATTCGCGCAGAAGCGGAGGGGCTGAAAAAAATCATCGGCGATCTTGCCCTGCAAATTTCCATAGTCGAACCTGACGGCCTTGTTTCCTATTCAACCCTGCCACACACAACAGGCATAAGCATAGCCGACAGAGAGCACTTCAGCGTACACCTCACCCCGCCGTGGCGGGAAATTTATGTTGGCAAGCCGGTTTTGGGCCGTGTTTCCGGCAAATGGACCATCCAGTTTTCCAGCCCAATTGTCCGACAAGACAAACTTGTCGGCGTCATTGTTGTTTCTGTTGAGCCAGACTACTTTGCCTCATTCTTTCGCAGCCTTGGCCTTGATGCGCAAGACTCCATCGATGTCATCCGCTCCGACGGCGCACTGCTTGTGCGCTCCACGGGAGCGGGCCTCATTTATGGGCACATCATCAGCGGCACAGCCTATCTGAAAGCAAACTCCCCCATCAGCGGCAACTTTCGCCGCCCATCGCAGATTGACGGCATTGAACGGATATTCGGCTATTACAAAATTGGCCAGTATGGGCTGACCTTTGTGGTGGGCAGCGCTGTGGGCAACGCCTTTGCGCCCTTTGAGCAGATACGTACCGCCACGTTATGCGCGGCGGCGCTGGTATCTGCCCTGCTGGTGGCTCTGGCCTTTCTTGCCTACGACAGCCTGCGCCGCCGCGATGAAGCCGAAAAACAGCTGGAGCTTACGGGGCAGGTATTTGATTTCACTGGTGAAGCCATCTGCATAACAGACAGCGAAACAAACATCCTGGCAGTCAACGAATCCTTTTGCCGCCTCACGGGTTTTTCGCAGCCGGAGATTATCGGCAAGACGCCGCGTGTGCTGGCCTCAGGCCGTCACGGTCCGGAATTTTACAAGCATATGTGGGATCAGCTGTTTTCAAACGGCTGGTGGGAAGGCGAAATCTGGAACAAGAAAAAGGACGGCACCTTTTACCTTGAATGGTTGAACATCAAGGCTGTGCGCAATCTGCGCGGGGCCATAACCAACTATATCGGCGTGTTTGCCGACATCAAAAAAATCGCCGTAACCCAAAGGCGCATTGAGTTTCTGGCCACGCACGATGAACTGACCCAGTTGCCCAACCGCGCCGTGTTTTGCGACCGCCTGCAAAAAGCGCTGGATTGCTACCCGCCCACCAGTTGCCAGTTTGCTGTTGCCTTTATCGACATTGATGATTTTAAGATAGTCAATGATTCCATAGGGCATGCGGCGGGCGACAGTCTGCTTAAAGAAATGGCCCTCCGCCTCACCACCGCAGCTGGCGCGGATGCCGTTGTTTCACGCTTTGGCGGCGATGAATTTACCCTGCTGCTGGAAAATGTGGACGATGCCAAGGCTGCAGCCACTGCGCAACGCATCATTGAGTCTTTACGCCAGCCCATTTCTGTATGCGGCTTTGAAATCTACGCAGGGGTCAGCATTGGCATAGCCGTGTACCCGCAGCACGGCAGCGACATAAGCAGTCTTTTGCAAAATGCCGATATTGCCATGTACCATGCCAAGGGACAGGGCAAAAACACTTTCAGCTTCTTTAATGACGAGCTGCAGATCAAGGCAGCCATCCAGCTGCAGATAGAAAGCGGCTTGCCGCGCGCCATTACAGAAAACGAGCTGGTTTTGCACTACCAGCCGCAGGTGGAACTGGATTCCGGACGCATAATCGGGCTTGAAGCCCTTGTGCGTTGGCAGCATCCCAATGACGGGCTGCTGTTCCCTGGCAAGTTCATTCCCCAGGCGGAAAAAACACGCCTTATTGACAAACTGGGCGAATGGGTTGCCGACAACGCCGCCGCGCAGATCGAGCAGTGGCGCGCCGCAGGGCTCAACCCGCCCAAGGTTTCCATAAATATTTCACCATCGCAATTTTTGCGTGGCGCGGCCTTGCCCATGATTGAGCGAATCCTCAACAAATATTCCATCCCGCCGTATCTGCTCGCCATTGAGCTGACGGAAAGCGCCCTTATGACCGACCCCAAGGAGGCCCGCCGCGCTCTAGGCAAATTTCGCGATATGGGGCTGGAAATTTCCATTGACGATTTTGGCACCGGTTTTTCTTCGCTGTCGTCCCTGCGCCACTACCCCATCAACAGGCTCAAGATCGATCAGTCTTTTGTGCGGGATCTGGACGAAGCCCCGGATGCCTGCGCCATCACGCAGACGGTCATTGATCTGGCAAAATATCTGGGCATAGCCTCCATTGCGGAAGGCATTGAGAACGAAGGGCAATTCACCAAAATCAAAATGATGGGCTGCAATATCGGGCAGGGATTCTTTTTCGCAAAAGCGCTTTCAGTGGAAGAACTGGAAAAAAGAGGATTCGTCAGCACCGGGCCGGCAATTATCACGCGCGACCAGTAG
- a CDS encoding GGDEF domain-containing protein: MIDLLSNFDAFTMAVLVAALYFSLSSVLVYTYLYRRTYPGFGSMTLGLVCWSVGLFLNYFRPFDLLLSLYSGGVLMLLSGVFLFRGLLLYGGVRPKRRMAINYGVFAVASAVIAYYMFVDFNTCTRVAVFSLGMAFMFLRIGFEPYVVKGWKRHATQSLLSAMFVVLGAVFVLRAYKAFNSVQCLPSGPDDMAKALLLMAMFIASILTFSIIAMTFARMEAELRVANEELQDMSETDALTSLANRRKFDAAYESEWKRAVRGRLGMAIVILDVDDFKNFNDQYGHQEGDECLRKLAQVLQAHARRTTDVAARYGGEEFALILPGMGATEALALAEDVVRAFAQMCIEHATGRHGNVVTVSAGVAVLEPTGKKNRRELLRAADAALYAAKAKGKNTVVHSA; the protein is encoded by the coding sequence ATGATTGATCTTTTGAGCAACTTTGATGCCTTTACCATGGCAGTTCTCGTGGCGGCTCTCTATTTCTCGCTGTCTTCCGTGCTTGTGTACACGTACTTGTACCGCCGCACCTATCCTGGGTTCGGGAGTATGACACTTGGGCTAGTTTGCTGGTCTGTAGGGCTGTTTCTTAACTATTTCCGTCCTTTTGATTTATTGCTTTCCCTCTACTCTGGCGGCGTGCTGATGCTGCTCTCCGGAGTTTTCCTGTTCCGTGGCCTGCTGCTGTATGGCGGTGTCAGGCCAAAGCGTCGCATGGCGATAAATTATGGTGTTTTTGCGGTAGCTTCAGCCGTAATCGCCTATTATATGTTTGTTGATTTCAACACGTGCACAAGGGTTGCCGTATTTTCCCTTGGCATGGCTTTCATGTTTCTCCGCATCGGTTTTGAGCCGTATGTGGTCAAGGGCTGGAAACGGCATGCGACGCAATCCCTGCTGTCGGCGATGTTTGTTGTCCTTGGGGCGGTGTTTGTGCTGCGCGCGTACAAGGCCTTCAACTCCGTGCAGTGCCTTCCCTCCGGGCCGGATGACATGGCCAAGGCCCTGCTGCTCATGGCAATGTTCATTGCCTCGATTTTGACTTTCAGCATTATCGCCATGACATTTGCAAGAATGGAAGCGGAACTGCGGGTCGCCAACGAAGAACTTCAGGATATGTCGGAGACAGACGCCCTCACCAGCCTTGCCAACAGGCGCAAGTTTGATGCCGCGTATGAGAGCGAATGGAAGCGGGCCGTGCGTGGGCGGCTTGGCATGGCCATTGTGATTCTGGATGTTGACGACTTTAAAAACTTCAATGACCAGTACGGCCATCAGGAAGGCGATGAATGCCTGCGCAAACTGGCGCAGGTTCTGCAAGCGCATGCCCGGCGCACCACAGATGTGGCCGCCCGGTATGGCGGGGAGGAGTTTGCCCTGATCCTGCCCGGCATGGGCGCCACAGAGGCGCTTGCACTGGCGGAGGATGTGGTGCGGGCTTTTGCACAGATGTGCATTGAGCATGCAACTGGCAGGCACGGCAATGTTGTTACCGTGAGCGCCGGAGTTGCGGTGCTGGAGCCCACGGGAAAGAAAAACAGGCGGGAACTGCTGCGCGCGGCAGATGCGGCCCTGTACGCCGCAAAGGCCAAGGGCAAGAATACCGTGGTGCACTCCGCCTGA